The Pelotomaculum isophthalicicum JI genome has a window encoding:
- a CDS encoding sugar transferase: MEMQKDKIFFRIGLVLFDLVLVNLAYILAFLIKFGWDIPERNLTPYLSTWPWLTVSALALFYFYRLYGSYRWRWAEVFASLICVVFFQAMVGMALSFLFRNFAFPRTVLLAAPFIQLALLSLWRRAAWHLERGLQGIRRVIVVGQPLEAVALAEKLESAAGGTIKVSGLVLESQSEPGYSVYESSCSVENRWPLLGELPEFCQCLDIVKPDQVFICSNLSQEHKAGVINSCVAKDIKVFLVPDLYEIMLTQARLDQVDDVPIFAVGRLKIPEESMILKRLIDIVLSLAALVVAAPLCILAGIAIKLDSPGPVLYRQKRLTMQEKSFYLYKFRTMVVNAEQESGPVLASENDPRVTRVGRLLRAARIDEIPQLLNVLKGDMSIVGPRPERPFFVNELVKQKPEYVYRMNVKSGITGLAQIAGRYSTSPENKLKYDLLYTKSYSPAKDLAILLQTVKVMLMKDRAS, from the coding sequence GTTAATCTGGCATATATACTGGCATTCTTAATTAAGTTCGGTTGGGACATTCCCGAAAGAAACCTGACTCCTTATCTTTCCACTTGGCCCTGGCTTACTGTATCCGCGCTAGCCCTTTTTTATTTCTACAGATTATACGGCAGTTACAGGTGGCGTTGGGCGGAAGTTTTTGCTTCATTAATCTGTGTTGTGTTCTTTCAAGCCATGGTTGGTATGGCTTTATCATTCCTTTTTCGTAATTTCGCCTTCCCGCGTACGGTCCTGTTAGCAGCGCCATTTATTCAACTGGCTCTGCTCAGCCTCTGGAGAAGAGCGGCATGGCACCTGGAAAGAGGTTTGCAGGGTATCAGGCGGGTTATTGTCGTCGGACAACCTTTAGAGGCGGTCGCGCTGGCTGAAAAGTTGGAATCAGCGGCGGGCGGGACGATCAAGGTATCCGGTCTTGTTCTTGAGTCTCAGTCTGAACCGGGTTATTCGGTATATGAATCTTCTTGTAGTGTTGAGAACCGCTGGCCGCTGCTGGGTGAGTTGCCTGAATTTTGTCAATGCCTTGACATCGTGAAACCCGACCAGGTTTTTATCTGTTCAAATCTCTCCCAGGAGCACAAAGCCGGGGTTATTAACTCATGTGTGGCGAAAGATATCAAGGTGTTCCTGGTACCCGATTTGTATGAGATTATGTTAACCCAGGCGAGGCTGGATCAGGTTGATGACGTGCCTATCTTTGCTGTGGGCCGTTTGAAGATACCTGAGGAATCCATGATTCTGAAAAGGTTGATTGACATTGTTCTTTCCCTGGCCGCCCTTGTGGTTGCCGCGCCATTATGTATCCTGGCGGGTATTGCTATTAAATTAGACTCTCCGGGGCCTGTTTTATACCGGCAAAAGCGTCTTACCATGCAGGAAAAATCTTTTTATTTGTACAAGTTTCGTACTATGGTAGTAAACGCTGAACAGGAGAGCGGGCCGGTGCTGGCTTCGGAGAACGACCCGCGGGTTACCAGGGTGGGGCGCTTGTTGCGGGCGGCCCGGATCGACGAAATCCCGCAGTTGCTGAACGTTTTGAAGGGTGATATGAGCATCGTGGGGCCGCGGCCGGAAAGACCTTTTTTCGTTAACGAGTTGGTAAAACAGAAGCCGGAATACGTCTACCGGATGAATGTCAAGTCGGGCATCACCGGCCTGGCCCAGATTGCGGGGCGGTACAGCACCAGTCCGGAGAACAAGCTGAAGTATGACTTGCTTTACACGAAGTCGTACTCGCCGGCAAAGGACCTGGCTATTTTACTGCAGACTGTAAAAGTAATGTTGATGAAAGACAGGGCCTCGTAA